One part of the [Synechococcus] sp. NIES-970 genome encodes these proteins:
- the petM gene encoding cytochrome b6-f complex subunit VII, with the protein MSAESMMFNGFIIAITAVLFGLAWGFLILKIQNKAGKAE; encoded by the coding sequence ATGAGTGCAGAAAGCATGATGTTTAACGGCTTTATCATTGCCATCACTGCGGTTCTTTTTGGTTTAGCCTGGGGATTTTTGATCCTCAAGATTCAAAACAAAGCGGGCAAAGCTGAATAG
- the psbW2 gene encoding photosystem II complex subunit: MFNFFKPKASKAAPPPLPEDTAPRIEFFRGITEELDSISLQKNPRTGIKSIEMTFAQFNALERFQSFTSGFNGVVTLIDEEGDIAMTPSSCRIVFGGEEGEDLRGVVCRVEIDNSDHWERVMRFLHRYADEHGFSYGETTPENQPPDAAALDQN; the protein is encoded by the coding sequence ATGTTCAACTTCTTTAAACCCAAAGCCAGCAAAGCAGCCCCACCACCGCTCCCCGAAGATACCGCCCCACGCATTGAGTTTTTTCGAGGAATCACCGAAGAATTAGATAGCATTAGTTTGCAAAAAAATCCCCGCACCGGGATCAAGTCCATTGAAATGACATTTGCCCAGTTCAACGCCCTCGAACGGTTTCAGAGTTTTACGAGTGGTTTTAATGGCGTTGTCACCCTCATTGATGAAGAAGGCGATATTGCCATGACCCCTTCCAGTTGTCGCATTGTTTTTGGGGGTGAAGAAGGCGAAGATCTGCGGGGCGTTGTCTGCCGCGTCGAAATTGATAACTCAGATCATTGGGAACGGGTGATGCGCTTTTTGCACCGCTATGCCGATGAGCATGGTTTTTCCTACGGTGAAACTACCCCAGAAAATCAGCCCCCTGATGCCGCAGCCCTAGATCAAAATTAA
- a CDS encoding Mg2+ transport protein translates to MTREVISVHTDTDQEEVAKIIQRYDFLALPMVDSEQRLVGIITVDDVIDIIEAETTEDIYTSGGIQSTGDNYFQAKLWSIVRKRVVWLFVLLLTNTLTGSVIRSQEAVLAQVVALTAFIPLLIDTGGNIGAQSSTVVIRGLNTAELSRQKLLKVLWREAIAGLLLGVVLGLTVVVWAYFLQGNWLVAVTVGLTLTIISVLASIAGAGLPFLFKKLNLDPALMSAPFITTVVDVIGVWVYLTIASQLLLSEL, encoded by the coding sequence ATGACCCGAGAGGTGATCTCAGTGCACACCGATACTGACCAAGAAGAAGTCGCCAAAATCATCCAACGTTATGATTTTTTAGCATTACCAATGGTGGACTCGGAGCAACGGTTGGTGGGGATTATCACCGTTGATGATGTGATTGATATCATTGAAGCCGAAACCACAGAAGACATTTACACTTCTGGAGGGATCCAATCGACGGGGGATAATTATTTCCAGGCCAAGCTGTGGAGCATTGTTCGCAAACGGGTGGTGTGGCTGTTTGTGTTGTTATTGACAAACACCTTGACCGGCAGTGTGATTCGCTCTCAAGAAGCAGTATTAGCCCAAGTCGTCGCCTTAACCGCTTTTATTCCACTGCTCATTGATACAGGGGGCAATATTGGTGCTCAGTCATCTACGGTGGTCATTCGGGGCTTGAATACCGCTGAGCTCTCCCGCCAAAAGCTGCTGAAAGTGCTATGGCGGGAGGCGATCGCCGGACTATTATTGGGTGTCGTGCTTGGGCTAACGGTGGTGGTTTGGGCTTATTTTTTACAAGGGAATTGGCTGGTTGCGGTGACAGTGGGTTTAACCCTGACCATTATTTCAGTGCTGGCTTCGATTGCTGGGGCGGGGTTACCATTTCTCTTTAAAAAGCTCAATTTAGACCCTGCCTTAATGTCTGCGCCCTTTATCACCACGGTGGTGGATGTGATTGGTGTTTGGGTTTATCTCACGATCGCCAGCCAATTGTTACTCAGCGAACTTTAA
- the narB gene encoding nitrate reductase, whose amino-acid sequence MDLRKTKTLCPYCGVGCGLEVSEVTKNGQPTLKVMGDRQHPSSLGKVCVKGATIAEALDRDRLLYPMFRRSLSEKFQRISWDEAFDLIVNRIQAVKASHGVDGIAMYGSGQLQTEDYYTAQKLLKGCLGTNNFDANSRLCMASAAVGYTQSLGADGPPACYEDLELTDCAFIIGSNTAECHPIVFNRLREHLKRSKAKLIVVDPRCTKTAEVADLHLAIKPGTDIDLLNGIAHLLLKWGKIDTLFIDECTNGFSKYAMLIQSYTPEMVARRCGIRIDHLEQAAEYWAKAESVLSLWSMGMNQSSEGTAKVRTLINLHLMTGDIGRPGSGPFSLTGQPNAMGGREAGGLSHLLPGYRTVKNPAHRAFIEQAWQLPPNSIAPLPGRDAWAMIEGLEAEEVGLFWVVATNPAVSMPDLERTKAALLKSPFTICQDAYYPTETTNYAHLLLPALQWGEKTGTMTNSERIVTYCPQFRDRPGEAWADWEIFAEVGRRLGFQQQFRAVSSAEIYAEFTQLTGDRPCNMTGLSHQRLAAEGPIQWPCPAEENPSEVTPDNRGLLQKLLHQEQPLKGKRLYTDRRFHTADGRAKFAAYHSRGLAEPPNTEYPFVLTIGRLYGHWHTMTRTGRIEKIRKLHPNPFLEIHPRDAARLGITAGELVEVRSPRGMARFPALITKNITPGTVFAPMHWGALWGENTEANALSHAATCPDSLQPELKACAVQLCKVELAPGRSPSLATEAIISV is encoded by the coding sequence ATGGATCTGCGCAAAACAAAAACCCTCTGTCCCTATTGTGGTGTTGGTTGTGGCTTGGAAGTCTCTGAAGTGACCAAAAATGGCCAACCGACCCTCAAGGTGATGGGCGATCGCCAACATCCTTCGAGCCTCGGTAAGGTTTGTGTGAAAGGGGCCACCATTGCTGAAGCCCTCGACCGGGACCGGTTGCTTTATCCGATGTTTAGGCGATCGCTCTCCGAAAAATTCCAGCGGATCAGTTGGGATGAAGCCTTTGATCTCATCGTCAATCGCATCCAAGCAGTAAAGGCCAGCCATGGCGTAGATGGCATCGCCATGTATGGCTCCGGGCAACTGCAAACCGAAGACTACTACACCGCCCAAAAACTCCTCAAGGGCTGTTTAGGAACCAATAATTTTGATGCCAATTCTCGCCTTTGTATGGCCTCGGCAGCTGTAGGCTATACCCAAAGTCTTGGTGCCGATGGGCCGCCTGCCTGTTATGAAGATCTAGAGCTCACCGATTGCGCCTTTATTATTGGCAGTAATACCGCTGAATGCCACCCAATTGTGTTTAATCGCCTGCGAGAACACCTCAAACGCTCTAAAGCAAAACTGATCGTTGTCGATCCACGCTGCACTAAAACTGCCGAAGTCGCCGATCTACATCTAGCGATTAAACCCGGCACGGATATTGATTTGCTCAATGGCATTGCCCATCTATTGCTGAAGTGGGGCAAAATTGACACGCTTTTCATTGATGAATGCACCAACGGCTTTTCGAAATATGCGATGTTAATCCAGAGCTATACCCCAGAAATGGTGGCGCGGCGCTGTGGCATTCGCATCGATCACCTGGAGCAGGCGGCAGAATATTGGGCCAAAGCAGAGAGTGTGTTGTCTCTCTGGTCGATGGGCATGAATCAATCCTCGGAAGGAACAGCAAAGGTGCGTACCTTAATCAACCTCCATCTAATGACCGGAGATATTGGTCGACCGGGGTCGGGGCCATTTTCCTTGACGGGGCAACCCAATGCCATGGGGGGCCGGGAGGCCGGGGGGTTATCCCACCTGCTACCGGGATATCGCACTGTCAAAAATCCAGCCCATCGCGCCTTTATCGAACAGGCTTGGCAGTTACCGCCAAATTCCATTGCTCCCCTGCCGGGTCGAGATGCCTGGGCGATGATTGAGGGGTTAGAAGCGGAAGAAGTGGGCCTCTTTTGGGTGGTAGCCACCAATCCAGCGGTGAGTATGCCGGATTTGGAACGAACAAAGGCGGCCCTGCTCAAATCGCCCTTTACAATCTGCCAGGATGCCTACTATCCAACGGAAACAACGAATTATGCTCATTTGCTATTGCCAGCGCTGCAGTGGGGCGAAAAAACAGGCACGATGACAAATTCTGAGCGGATAGTGACCTATTGCCCCCAGTTTCGCGATCGCCCGGGAGAAGCTTGGGCCGACTGGGAAATTTTTGCAGAGGTGGGCCGTCGCTTGGGCTTTCAGCAACAGTTTCGGGCGGTGTCTTCGGCGGAAATTTACGCTGAATTTACACAACTCACAGGCGATCGCCCCTGTAACATGACCGGTCTAAGTCACCAGCGTTTGGCAGCCGAAGGCCCAATCCAGTGGCCCTGTCCCGCCGAGGAAAATCCCAGCGAAGTGACACCTGATAATCGCGGTCTCTTGCAAAAACTGTTGCATCAGGAGCAGCCCCTCAAAGGCAAACGTCTTTACACTGACCGCCGCTTTCATACCGCCGATGGTCGAGCTAAATTTGCCGCCTACCATTCCCGGGGGCTAGCTGAGCCCCCCAACACAGAATATCCCTTTGTGTTGACCATCGGACGGCTCTATGGCCATTGGCACACGATGACCCGCACGGGACGCATTGAAAAAATTCGTAAACTCCACCCCAATCCTTTTCTCGAAATTCATCCCCGCGATGCCGCCCGTCTAGGCATTACCGCAGGGGAGCTCGTCGAAGTGCGATCGCCCAGAGGCATGGCCCGTTTCCCGGCCCTAATCACGAAAAATATTACACCGGGGACAGTATTTGCACCGATGCACTGGGGGGCGCTCTGGGGCGAAAATACCGAGGCCAATGCCCTCAGCCATGCAGCCACTTGCCCAGACTCTCTGCAGCCAGAACTCAAAGCCTGTGCCGTGCAATTGTGTAAGGTCGAACTAGCCCCGGGGCGATCGCCTTCCCTGGCTACCGAAGCCATCATCAGCGTCTAA
- the narK gene encoding nitrate transporter, whose amino-acid sequence MLGEIWSFRGRYKILHMTWFAFFLSFVVWFNFPPFATTIAEDFGLNGAQLGTIGLCNVALTVPARIIIGMLLDKYGPRLTYSLLLIYAAIPCLIFATAQSFNQLVLGRLLMGIVGAGFVIGIRMVAEWFPPKDVGTAEGIYGGWGNFGSAFSAFTMVIFGTILAFLPGAFSFGQPESFQILFFPEFSAAILNWRAAIAGTGIIAALYGVLYYFNVSDTPSGKAYQRPKSARGMEVTTKKDFWFLIVMNLPLTLILMLLAWRLQKVNFLDNTGLTIALLVLAGLYLFQTYNCWTVNKDLMTGKKRYAPEDRYDFSQVAILELTYVVNFGSELAVVTMLPAFFEGTFGLDKAMAGIIASSYAFMNLVSRPGGGLISDKMGSRKWTMVVLTLGMGIGYLLMSSVAGDWPLAIAVLLTMACSFFVQAAEGSTFAIVPLVKRRITGQIAGNVGAYGNVGAVAYLTVLLLLTEASAGNNGGEPVMAVVNAGFFQVLGIAGLVVGFLCAFFLKEPKGSFAEFHGGETPVTVPHSVKEEVTY is encoded by the coding sequence ATGCTCGGAGAAATATGGTCCTTTCGGGGTAGGTATAAAATCCTGCACATGACTTGGTTTGCTTTTTTCTTATCGTTTGTGGTGTGGTTTAATTTTCCACCTTTTGCAACCACAATCGCTGAAGATTTTGGCTTAAATGGTGCTCAGTTAGGAACGATTGGGCTATGTAATGTGGCTTTGACTGTTCCTGCACGGATCATTATTGGGATGCTGCTGGATAAATATGGCCCCCGCTTAACCTATTCTCTTTTGCTAATCTATGCGGCAATCCCTTGCCTGATTTTTGCGACGGCCCAGAGCTTCAATCAGTTGGTTTTAGGGCGTCTTTTGATGGGCATTGTTGGGGCAGGATTTGTAATTGGTATTCGAATGGTGGCGGAATGGTTTCCCCCGAAAGATGTAGGGACAGCGGAAGGCATCTATGGCGGGTGGGGCAATTTTGGTTCGGCATTTTCAGCTTTTACCATGGTCATTTTTGGGACGATCCTTGCGTTTCTGCCTGGGGCATTTAGTTTTGGTCAACCAGAAAGTTTCCAGATTCTCTTTTTCCCGGAATTTAGTGCGGCTATTTTGAATTGGCGAGCGGCGATCGCCGGTACAGGAATTATTGCTGCATTGTATGGTGTCTTGTACTACTTCAACGTGAGTGATACGCCTTCTGGCAAAGCTTACCAACGCCCGAAGAGTGCAAGGGGCATGGAGGTAACGACTAAGAAAGATTTTTGGTTCTTGATCGTTATGAATCTGCCTTTAACGCTTATTTTGATGCTATTGGCTTGGCGTTTACAGAAGGTAAATTTTTTGGATAATACTGGCCTTACCATTGCGCTGTTGGTTTTAGCCGGCTTGTATCTGTTCCAAACCTATAATTGTTGGACTGTAAATAAAGATTTGATGACGGGAAAGAAGCGCTATGCTCCAGAAGATCGTTATGATTTTAGCCAAGTCGCAATTTTAGAATTGACCTATGTTGTGAACTTTGGTTCTGAGCTGGCGGTGGTCACGATGTTGCCTGCTTTCTTTGAAGGAACCTTTGGTTTAGATAAGGCGATGGCAGGGATTATTGCTTCGAGTTATGCCTTTATGAACCTTGTTTCTCGGCCAGGGGGAGGCTTAATCTCGGATAAGATGGGCAGCCGGAAATGGACAATGGTTGTGCTGACTTTGGGGATGGGGATCGGTTATCTCTTGATGAGCTCGGTGGCTGGTGACTGGCCCCTGGCGATCGCCGTGTTGTTAACAATGGCTTGTTCTTTTTTTGTACAGGCAGCGGAAGGATCAACTTTTGCGATCGTCCCCCTCGTGAAACGACGAATTACTGGGCAAATCGCCGGAAATGTTGGGGCCTATGGCAATGTAGGAGCCGTGGCTTATTTGACAGTTTTACTGCTACTGACTGAGGCCTCCGCAGGCAATAATGGCGGTGAACCAGTGATGGCAGTGGTCAATGCAGGTTTTTTCCAGGTACTGGGCATCGCTGGCTTGGTTGTGGGTTTTCTTTGTGCTTTTTTCCTCAAAGAACCAAAGGGCTCTTTTGCTGAGTTTCATGGGGGAGAGACGCCAGTGACAGTGCCTCACTCCGTTAAGGAAGAAGTGACCTATTAA